Part of the Drosophila kikkawai strain 14028-0561.14 chromosome 3L, DkikHiC1v2, whole genome shotgun sequence genome is shown below.
ACTGCACAGCTGTTTTCTCTACGCGGTGGCAACTCCCTAACAAATGCACGtgtaaaacaaaacagaaatggTAAGGAAATAACTCGCcgcttttaaataatattaaatgccGTTTCCCCCCGCTTGCAGCGCAAAAAACAAGCTGATGAAATACCAGGGTTTCCCTCGCTGGAcaatggcggcggcagcggtgaTCGGGGCGACGACATCCTCCGGAGCAAGCCCAAGTCAAAGAAAAGCGGCGGCTTTCAGTCCATGGGCCTGGGCTTTGAGCTGATCAAGGGCATCACAAAGCGGGGCTACAAGGTGCCCACGCCCATCCAACGCAAGACTATTCCTCTGATCCTGGAGGGCCGGGACGTGGTGGCCATGGCCAAGACTGGCTCCGGAAAGACGGCCTGCTTCCTGATTCCCCTCTTTGAGAAGCTGCAGCGGCGGGAGCCCACCAAGGGCGCCCGTGCCCTCATCCTATCGCCCACGCGCGAGCTGGCGGTGCAGACGTACAAGTTTATCAAGGAGCTTGGCCGCTTCATGGAGCTAAAGACCATCCTGGTGCTGGGAGGCGACTCTATGGATTCGCAGTTCTCGGCCATTCACACGTGCCCCGATGTGATCGTGGCCACACCTGGCCGCTTCCTCCACTTGTGTGTGGAAATGGACCTAAAGCTGAACTCTATAGGTGAGTGATTTTCGCGTTTTTTGAAGCTAGTTTTTCACCCAAGCTATTTCTATCGTTTCCCAGAGTACGTGGTCTTCGACGAAGCTGATCGTTTGTTCGAGATGGGTTTCGGCGAGCAGCTGAACGAGACTCTGCACCGGCTGCCCTCCTCCCGGCAAATGGTCATGTTTTCCGCCACGCTGCCCAAGTTGCTGGTGGATTTTGCTCGCGCGGGCCTCAACGACCCGGTTCTCATACGCCTGGACGTAGAGTCCAAGCTGCCGGATGCCCTGGCTCTGAAGTTCCTCTACTGCCGGCCCGACGACCGCTACACAGCGCTCGTGGTGCTTTTGAAGTATGTGATCCCGCAGGACTCGCAGACCGTGGTGTTTGCCGGCACTCAGCACCATGTGGAGTTGATTTCGTACATCCTCACCGAGGCAGGCATCTCCAACACATCGGTGTACTCCAGTCTGGATCCGGCAGCTCGTAAAATCAATACCGCCAAGTTCGTGAGCAAGAAGGTGTCGGTTCTGATCGTCACGGATGTGGCAGCCCGCGGCATTGACATTCCCAGCCTAGACTACGTGGTCAATCTTCACTTTCCGGGCAAGCCGAAGCTGTTTGTGCATCGCGTCGGCCGCTGTGCGAGAGCAGGCCGCACTGGCACCGCCTACTCCATCTTCTCCACGGATGATACAGCCCATCTCCTGGATCTACACCTGTTCCTCAACCGGCCTTTCAACATCAATGACAGCTCGGCCATGGGGACCATTCCGCAGGACCTGCTCGAGGAGGAGCACCTCACAGTGACCGATATCAAGAAGAGTCATCATATTGTAAGTCTTCCAAGCAACTGTTCACATGTGTAGCTTATTTACCGCTTGGAATAATTGCAGTCTGGAGTGTTGCGCACCAGTGAGAATGCCTACAAGAAATACCTAAGCTCGCGTCCAGTGGCCTCCACGGATGCCAATGCACGAGTGAAGAAGATCAAGTTCTTTGCGCTGAAACCCTTGGAAGACTTCTTCACAGCCGCTCCTGCCCTCGCCCAGGCCGCCGAGGTCAATGGGCAGTCTACAGAATCCCAGGCGGAGGTGGCTGCAGCTGAGCGCAAGTTGCAGGAGGAGAAGCATGATATACTGGTCAAGATGCGTAGTTTCCGGCCAGGCGGTGTAAGTTGTACCTCATCAGGTGTCCTTAAAAGGAAGCTTGCTTATCCCTTACTCTTTTTCAGACCGTTTTTGAACTCAACACCACGCAAAAATCGACCCAATTTCTGGTTATGAAGGAGAAGCGAAGCCAACACGCGGATGTTATTCAAAAGTTTAGGAAGCAGCGAGCTGATGAGGACCTAGACGAGGCGATAAAGGAGGCCGAGACCCAGAGGCCCAGTTCCACCCGAATGCCCACCGCCGACGAGGAAGCCATTAGCAGTACCTTCAACAAAGTCGTGGCGCCCAAAAGGCTCCAAAACATGGACGCCCTGTACAAGGATAagcccaagaagaagaagcgtAAGACCAACGCCAAGGACGATGAGCACTACGTGCCGTACCAGTCGGCCGACAAGCACACAGAGGATGGCCTGGCTATCAACACGTTTGAGCGTCAGGCCCAGAATGCCGAGTTTTCGGTTTCCGACCGCAACTCTTCGCAGGAGGTGAAGCACAAGCCGGGCCTGAAGAAGTGGGACCGCATCAAGAAGAAAATGGTGTCCGTGCAAGATCCTCGAGCCAACAAGATCCGCACCGAGTCCGGCGCCTGGATTCCAGCCTCCTTCAAGACGGGCCGCTACAACGAGTGGAAGGAGAAGTCCAAGATCGAGGACCAGCTGCAGCGCGAGAACGCGGATAGTGACGACGACAAGTTCAGGCCTCTGAGCCACGCCCAGCGCTATCCCGTCAGCCGCCATGCGCGTCACAATGTGAAGCTTGAGCTGAAGAAGCGGCTCAGCGGAAATGATAAGGAGATGCGGCGACCCGAGCAGATTGTAAAGTCCCGCATGCGCCTGGAGTTCATCAAGAAGCGCAACGAGGATAATGCGGAGAAGAAGGCCGAAAATCGCAAGCGCAGCATGCGGAAGAACCAGCGACCCAAGGCTCAAGCAACTGGTGGGCCCAGAAAGCGCAAGTAGTAGTCAGGTGAGTACAGTTTCTGACCATTATTAGGGTTAAGTTGGGGACAAATTGGGTCACATCAACCGAACTGCCCTCTCGCACGCAGGACTCCCCAGCTACCTTGGCCTTTCCTCCTGTAATTCTAACGCCAAATGGGCCTTGTTTATAGAGTTGTAGTTTTAGTTTAGGCGGCTACCTGAACTGAGCTCCAGAGTGAGGGAGGTCGGCATCTGGCAAAGCAACAAGCTACGATTGCCGAACCCTTGTCTGTCAAGCAAAGCCATTACCGCGGATCAAGGCTCAAGTCAATTTTCACTTTTCCCTCGTAATTTATGAAGTGTTTGAAATGGAACAAACAGATGGAGGAGGAAATGCATGTTTTGTGAAGGCCCTTGAGCACGCACGTGTCCTACCCCGCTGGTTAAGTCGCGTCAGACAGAAATTAAAAGTCAAAAAAAGCCAGTGACAAGCTTGTATTTTTCGTGTGTCTAAAGTGAAATTGAATAGCCACCGCCCCTGCGCACCCTGGCCTCTTTTCGAACATGACCCAAATAGGACTCGGAACAAGCGGTTTGACCTATGTGCGTGCTTCTGGCTAACTCACGGGGTGTGTTCACCACGTGCAGAAGGCAGGCCAGCGTTTCGGGAAAGGTACTACGAGCACGCTCAGGCCTGGCTTTGGGCGCACCCCGCCTGCGATGACACGCACATCCTGTGCGTGCCTTAAGCAAACAGTCTGCACCCCGGGAAGCGACCCTTGTTCGGCTGCCTGCGAAGGACAACTGTGTGTGTTAATCCATCTCTTTCGGCCTACGAATTGATCCTCAAACTAACCACCACCGAGACAATGGTAATTGTCATGGCCCGCAGAATTGGCCAGCAGCTCGAGAGTCACGTTATTGGGTGGTTTTACACTTTAATGGGAAGCGAATTGGTCTTTAATCGTGTCTAGGATGCGCACAAGGCACCCCCA
Proteins encoded:
- the LOC108079116 gene encoding ATP-dependent RNA helicase DDX54, with amino-acid sequence MRKKQADEIPGFPSLDNGGGSGDRGDDILRSKPKSKKSGGFQSMGLGFELIKGITKRGYKVPTPIQRKTIPLILEGRDVVAMAKTGSGKTACFLIPLFEKLQRREPTKGARALILSPTRELAVQTYKFIKELGRFMELKTILVLGGDSMDSQFSAIHTCPDVIVATPGRFLHLCVEMDLKLNSIEYVVFDEADRLFEMGFGEQLNETLHRLPSSRQMVMFSATLPKLLVDFARAGLNDPVLIRLDVESKLPDALALKFLYCRPDDRYTALVVLLKYVIPQDSQTVVFAGTQHHVELISYILTEAGISNTSVYSSLDPAARKINTAKFVSKKVSVLIVTDVAARGIDIPSLDYVVNLHFPGKPKLFVHRVGRCARAGRTGTAYSIFSTDDTAHLLDLHLFLNRPFNINDSSAMGTIPQDLLEEEHLTVTDIKKSHHISGVLRTSENAYKKYLSSRPVASTDANARVKKIKFFALKPLEDFFTAAPALAQAAEVNGQSTESQAEVAAAERKLQEEKHDILVKMRSFRPGGTVFELNTTQKSTQFLVMKEKRSQHADVIQKFRKQRADEDLDEAIKEAETQRPSSTRMPTADEEAISSTFNKVVAPKRLQNMDALYKDKPKKKKRKTNAKDDEHYVPYQSADKHTEDGLAINTFERQAQNAEFSVSDRNSSQEVKHKPGLKKWDRIKKKMVSVQDPRANKIRTESGAWIPASFKTGRYNEWKEKSKIEDQLQRENADSDDDKFRPLSHAQRYPVSRHARHNVKLELKKRLSGNDKEMRRPEQIVKSRMRLEFIKKRNEDNAEKKAENRKRSMRKNQRPKAQATGGPRKRK